AGCAGATCCAGCGCATCGCCTCCACCAGCGGCACGCTGTCGCTGTCGGCGGCACTGCCCCTGTTCAGCGCCACCGGCGCGGTGACGGTGGACCGCCAGGTTCGCCAGGATCCGGATCCGCTGCGCGACGGCGACTACCTGGTGGTGACCTTCGCTGCAGACCTCGCACCTTCCCTGGGCACCCTTCTTTCGGAGCTGGAGCGCCAGTTCCCGGCCTGGGGAACCCTGCCAGCGGAGCAGGCAAGAGCCGTGATCGATCCGATCAGCGCCTCCTTCAGCCTGGGCGGCGCCATGCGCTGCAGACTGCGCTTCTTCCGGCCGAGCTTCCAGAACGACCCGGACTTCCCGCGGAAGGCCTGCGGCAGCCATGTGTATTCGGTACGCGTGGAAGGTGAGACATCGAAGGGCGTGGACGTGACCGTGCCGGTGCCCCTGGCGCCGGCGGTGGCATCCACGCTCACGCTGCAACACAGCCGTTCCACTACGACGACCCTGTACGAACGTCTTCCCGCCACCACCCTCACCAACACGTTGATGCGCTACCAGTCCGAGTGCTCGGCCACGACGCCGCATGCCGAGACCTGGACCCGGATGCTCGACCTGTATGGGGATGACCTGGACGCGCTGGCCGAGGCGCTGGTCGATTCAAGCTCGGTTGCCGCGCTGGAAGCGCGTTACTGGCTGCAGCGTGAGCCAGCCACCACCCCGGGCGGCGCCACCACCCGGCGGTCCGCGCCGGACACCTCGACGCTGGACGCGTTCAACCTGGAAGCCGACCGCGCGGTGCGGCGCGACCAGCTGTTCGCCCTGTTCGAAGCCGTGGGTGACATCACCACGCGACAGAAGGCGACGTCGGCCCTGATCGGTCCGCTGACCCTGCCCGCCGAAACCTGAGTGGTCCGCACTGCGGTGCACCGGCGCCAGCGCCGGCGCACCGCATGTTTTCAGCAGGCAGGGCGTTTACGGATACAGCAGGCGCTTGCTCCACTGCCCCGTGGCGTCGACCTCATAGCACCAGCGTTCGTGCAGGCGGAACTGCGCGCCGTACCAGAACTCGATCTTGCGCGGCACCACGCGCAGCCCGCTCCAGCCCTCCGGACGCGGCACCTCGCGCCCGTCGAAGCTGGATTCGGCGGTGGCCACGCGCGCATCGAATTCCTCGCGCGAGGCCAGCGTGCGCGACTGCAGCGACGCCCACGCGCCGATCTGGCTCATGCGCGGGCGCGAGGCGAAGTAGGCGTCGGCCTCGGCGTCGCTGACCTGCTCCACGCCACCCTCGATGCGCACCTGGATGCCAGCCTCGCGCAGGCTGCGCCACAGGAACAGCAGCGCGGCGTGCGGGTTGGCCTGAAGCTCGCGGCCCTTGTGGCTTTCCAGGTGGGTGTAGAACACGAAGCCGCGCGCGTCGAACGCCTTCAACAGCACCGTGCGCGCCGAGGGAATGCCTGCGGCCGTAGCGGTGGCCACGGTCATCGCGTTGGGTTCAAGTTCGGCGCTGCGCTTGGCTTCTTCGAACAGCGCGGCGAAGGTGGACAGCGCTTCTGCATGGAGATCGGTCATGGTCGGTATCTTGCGGCTCGGTTTGGGTTTATTGTCACCGCATGCACGTTGCAGCGCACATGTCCCGGAACAAGGAATTTCCCGATGCGCTGGTCGCGCAGGCGCTGGAAGACGCGTTGGCGGTGGACGCACGGGTTCCAGTATTGGCGATAAGCGGCCTGCAGGGCAGCGGCAAATCGACGCTGGCCGCGCAGGTAGTGGCCCTGGCCGGGCAGCGCGGCCTGCGCGCGGCGACGTTGTCCATCGACGATTTCTACCTGACCCGCGCGCAGCGCCAGCGACTGGCGCGCCAGGTGCACCCATTGCTGCTGACCCGCGGCCCGCCCGGCACCCACGACCTGGACCTGGCCCATGCCACGCTGGATGCCATTGCGGCGCGGCAGCCGGTCGCGTTGCCGCGCTTCGACAAGCTGGCCGACGAGCGCATGCCCGCGTCGGATTGGCCGCAGGTGGACGCCGGTCTGGACCTGCTGGTGTTCGAAGGCTGGTTCCTGGGGACGCCGGCACAGGCCGACACCGAACTGGACCCGCCGCTCAATGCGCTGGAACGCGAGGCCGACGCCGATGGCCGCTGGCGCCGCTGGTGCAACCAGGCGCTGGCCGAGCACTACCCTGCCCTGTGGCAACGCTGCCACCGGCTGTGGTTCCTGCAACCGCCGGATTTCGCCGTGGTGCCGCGCTGGCGCTGGCAGCAGGAGCAGAACCTGCAGGCCGCGCACCCCGGGCGCAGCAGCATGAGCCGTGCCCAGCTGGACCGCTTCGTGCAGTACTACGAACGGGTCAGCCGCCAGGCCCTGCGCACCCTGCCGGAGCGGGCCGACCGGGTGGTGGTGCTGGACGAACATCGTGGCATCGTGTCCGCGCCGGGCTGAGCGCGGCACGAGGCGTACTCAGCTCACCAGGAAGGTCACGCGCAGGTTGACCCGCCATTCGGTGATGTTGCCCGAACCGTCGGTGACCACCTTGGTTTCGCTGATCCAGGCCCCCTGGATGCCCTTGACCGTTTCCGAGACTTTTTTCAGGCCGGTGCGGACCGCGTCTTCGACGCTGGTCTTGGAGGCGGCGTTGATCTCGATGACTTTGGCGACTGACATGGAGCTGCTCCGGTTGCGCGCGGGGGATTCCGCGCGGCCCACCATGGGGGTAAACGCGTAAAGGCCGCGACACGGAGGTGTTAGCATCACGGGTAATGAATCCCGCTCCGAACCTGATCCTGATTGGCCCGATGGGCGCCGGCAAGACCTGCATCGGGCGCCGCCTGGCCGAGCGCTTCACCCTCGACTTCGTGGACGCCGACCAGGCCATCGTGGACGCGGCCGGGGCCAGCATTCCCACCATTTTCGAACATTCCGGCGAAGCCGGCTTCCGCCAGCACGAACGCCAGGTGCTGCAGCATCTGCTGGCCGGCCAGGGCCAGCTGGTCTCCACCGGCGGCGGCGCGGTGCTGGACCCGGACAACCGCGCGGCGATCGCCCGGCGCGGCTTCGTGGTCTACCTGCGGGTCAGCGTCGCGGCGCAGCTGGAACGGCTGGCCCGCGACCGGACCCGGCCGCTGCTGCAGCGGCCCGACCGCGCCCAGGTGCTGGAGCAGATGGCCAGCGTGCGCGACCCGCTGTACCAGGGCCTGGCCGACCTCACCCTCGACACCGATCTGTACACGCCGGGCGAGGCCACCGCGCAGCTGGTGCTGCGCCTGGCCACGCATTGGCAGCGACTGGAACCGACCGCATGACCGCTTCGCCCCGTACCGTCGCCGTGGGCGGCGACACCCCCTACACCATCCATATCGGCCCGGGCCTGCTCGGCCAGGGCACGCTGCTGGCCCGGCATGTGCGCGGCCGCCACGTGCTGCTGCTCAGCGACTCCTCGGTGGCCCCGCTGTACCTGGACGGGGTGAAGCGGGCGCTGCAGGCAGAACGCTCCGACCTGATCATCGGCGAGCTGGTGCTGCCGGCCGGCGAGGCGTCCAAGACCCTGGCCAACTTCGGTGCGGCGATCACCGCGCTGGCCGCGCTGGGTGCCACCCGCGACGCCTGCGTGATGGCGCTCGGCGGCGGCGTGGCCGGCGACCTGGCCGGCTTCGCGGCCGCGTGCTGGATGCGCGGCGTGGACTGCGTCCAGCTGCCAACCTCGCTGCTGGCCATGGTGGATTCCTCGGTCGGCGGCAAGACCGCGGTGGACATCCCCGAAGGCAAGAACCTGGTGGGCGCGTTCCATCCGCCGCGCGCGGTGATCGCCGATACCGCGGCGCTGCGCACGCTGCCGCCGCGCGAGCTGCGCGCAGGGCTGGCCGAGGTGATCAAGTACGGTGCAATCCGCGACCCGCTGTTCTTCCAGTGGCTGCAGACCGAGCACGCTGCACTGCTGGCCGGCGACGATGCCGCGCTGGCGCAGGCGATCGCGCGCAGCTGCGAACACAAGGCCGAGATCGTCGCGCGCGATCCGCTGGAACGGGGCGAGCGCGCCCTGCTGAACCTGGGCCACACCTTCGGCCATGCGATCGAGACCGAACAGGGCTATGGCGCGCCGGGCAATGACAACCTCAACCATGGCGAAGCCGTGGCGGTAGGCATGGTGCTGGCCGCGCGGCTGTCGGTCGAGCTCGGCATGAGCCATCCCGACGACACCGCGCGCCTGCGCGACCTGCTGCTGCGCTATGAGCTGCCGGTCGAGATTCCCGCCGGGCTGGATCCCGAAGCGCTGCTGGCGCGGATGCGGCTGGACAAGAAGAACGTGGCCGGCCGCCTGCGCCTGGTGCTGTGGCAGGGCATCGGCCGCGCGCAGGTGGTGGCCGACATCGACGAAGCCGACGTGCTGCGGGTGCTCCGGACCGGCTGAGCCGGCGCAGTGACGGCCGCGTTCCCGGTTCGCGGCTACAATCGTGCCCATGCACGTATTCCTGCAGCACGCCCCGATCGGCACCGAGCGGGCCCACTATCTCGAGCTCACGCTGGTGCCGGACCTCTTCGGCAGCTGGGAGTTGCTGCTCCAGTCGGGCCCGGTCGGGGGGCGCGCGCGACTGCGCCGCCAGCAGTACGACACCCGGGCCGAGGCCCAGGCCGCCTTCGACAAGGCACGCGACGCCGAGCTGCGGCGCGGCTACCAGATCATTGAACGTTTACCCCAAGGACGCACCCCGTGACCGACCCTTCCCGCCACGATCGCCTGCTGCGCGCCCTGCGCCGCGAACCGGTGGACTGCACCCCCGTCTGGCTGATGCGCCAGGCCGGCCGCTACCTGCCGGAATACCGCGCGACCCGGGCCAAGGCCGGCAGCTTCCTGGCGATGGCCAAGACTCCGGACATCGCCTGCGAAGTGACCCTGCAGCCGCTGCGTCGTTTCGATCTTGATGCGGCGATCCTGTTTTCGGACATCCTGACCATTCCCGATGCGATGGGCCTGGAGCTGTACTTCGTGGAAGGCGAAGGCCCGAAGTTCCGGCACCCGGTGCGCGACACCGCTGCGATTGCCCGGCTTGCGGTGCCGGACATGGAAACCGAGCTGCGCTACGTGATGGACGCGGTGCGCGTGATCCGCCGCGAACTGGATGGCAAGGTGCCGCTGATTGGCTTCTCCGGCAGCCCGTGGACGCTGGCCTGCTACATGGTGGAAGGCGGCGGCAGCAAGGACTTCGCGCGGATCAAGGCGATGGCGCTGAACGAGCCGGCCGCGCTGCACCAGCTGCTCTCGGTGGTGACCGACGCGGTGGTGGCCTACCTGGCGGCGCAGCGCGCCGCCGGTGCACAGGTGCTGCAGGTGTTCGACACCTGGGGCGGCGTGCTCAGCCCGGCGATGTACCGCGAGTTCTCGCTGCGTTACCTGAGCCGCATCGCGCGCGAACTGGAGCGCGGCGACGGCGACCAGCGCACCCCGCTGATCCTGTTCGGCAAGGGCACCGGGCTGCACCTGGGCGACCTTGCCGACACTGGCGCCGACGCGCTGGGCGTGGACTGGACCCTGGACCTGGCCGATGCGGTGGCCCGCACCGGCGGCCGCGTTGCACTGCAGGGCAACCTGGATCCGGCCACGCTGTACGGCAACCCGGACGCGATCGAACGCGCCGCCGGGCAGGTGCTGGACAGTTACGCGCGGGGCAACGGCGGTTCGCGCGAGGGGCATGTGTTCAACCTGGGTCATGGCATGTCGCCGGACATGAATCCCGAACACGTGCAGGTACTGGTGGAGGCCGTGCACCGCCTCAGCCAGCGCTGAGGTGCCGGAGATGACGACGCCGAGCTACGCCTCGTTCCGGCCGCTGTTGTGGCTGGTGTCGCTGGCGATCTTCATGCAGATGCTGGACTCGACCATCGTCAACACCGCATTGCCGGCGATGGCGCGCAGCCTTGGCGAAAGCCCGCTGCAGATGCAGTCGGTGGTGTTCAGCTATGCGCTGGCCGTGGCGACCTTCATTCCGGCCTCGGGCTGGATCGCCGACCGCTTCGGCACCCGCCGCACCTTCCTGGCCGCGATCATCCTGTTCACGCTGGGATCGCTGGCCTGCGCATTGGCCCAGACCCTGCACCAGCTGGTGGCCGCACGCGTGCTGCAGGGCGTGGGTGGCGCCATGCTGCTGCCGGTGGGACGGCTGGCAGTGATGCGCTCGGTGTCGCGCGAACAGTTCCTGCGTGCGATGAGCTTCATCGCCATTCCGGCGCTGGTCGGTCCGTTGATCGGCCCCACGCTGGGCGGTTGGCTGGTCGAAGTGGCGTCCTGGCACTGGGTGTTCCTGATCAACCTGCCGATCGGCGTGATCGGCTATGTGGCCGCGCTCAAAGTCATGCCCGACCATTACGCCGAACACCGCACCCGGTTCGATATCGCCGGCTACCTGATGCTCGCCTTCGGCATGGTGGTGTTGTCGCTGGCGCTGGACGGCATCTCCGGCATGGGCACGCCGCATGCGCTGGTGATGCTGATGACGGTGGCCGGGCTGGCCGCACTGGTCGGCTACTGGCTGCATGCCGCGAACTCGACCGCGCCGCTGTTTTCGCTGGCGCTGTTCCACGTGCCCAGCTACCGCATCGGCATCCTCGGCAACCTGTTTTCCCGGATCGGCAGCAGCGCCATGCCGTTGCTGATTCCGCTGCTGCTGCAGGTAGGCATGGGCATGAGCCCGATGAACGCCGGCCTGTTGATGATTCCCGTGGCCGCCGCCGGCATGCTGTCCAAGCGCTATGCGGTCAAGCTGGTGGAACGCTTCGGCTACCGGCGGGTGCTGATGGTCAACACGGTGCTGGTCGGCATTGCCATGGCCAGTTTCATCTTCATGGTGCCGGGCCAGCCGATGTGGCTGCGCGTGGTGCAGCTGGCGGTGTTCGGCGCGGTCAACTCGCTGCAGTTCACCGTGATGAACACCGTGACCCTGCGCGACCTCGACCGCGACTTCGCCAGCTCGGGCAACAGCCTGCTGTCGATGGTGATGATGCTGGCCACCGGTTTCGGTGCAGCCGCCGCCGGCAGCCTGCTGGCCGCGTTCGGTCACCTCGATGCACTGCACGGCGCCACCGCCGCCCTGCACGCCACCTTCGTCTGCGTCGGCGCGATCACCCTCACCTCCACCGTGATCTTCTGGCAGCTGCCTGATACCCGTCCTTCACCGCGGGATGTGGAAGAGGTCGCCGAATAGGCGACCTCGTAGCAGCGGGCCGCTGGCCCGATGACCTTCTGGCGTTTCAGCGGACTGACAGCACCCGCGCGATCGCCTGCTCCAGCAGGTCGCCGGTCACCGGCTTGCGCAGGAAGCCCTGGAATCCAGCCTGGCGCACCTGTTCCTCGATGCCTGGGTCGGTGCGCGCGGTCACCGCCAGCAACGGCATCGCATAGCCCTGGTTGCGCAGGTGACCGGCCAGTTCCATGCCGCCCAGTCCCGGCAGGTCCAGGTCGAGCAGGACCACGTCGAACGCGGTGTCGCTGACTTCGCGCAGGGCCGCCAACGCATGCCCGGCATGCACCACCTGATGCCCGCGTGCGCCGAGCAGGCCGACGATCACATCGGCCACGGTGCCGTCGTCCTCCACCAGCAGCAGCCGCAACGGCGGCAACGGCTGGCCATCGGTCGTCCCGGCACCGCCGGCCGTGGCGTCGGCCAGCTGAAGCGGCAACGGCAGGGTCACGCTGAAACGCGTGCCCACCCCGAGCTGGCTTTCCACCCCGATCTGACCCTGCATGGCCAGCGCCAGCTCGCGGCAGATCGCCAGGCCAAGCCCGCTGCCGCCGTACTGCGCGGCGGTGCGCGCGCCATCGGCCTGTTCGAACCGGCGGAACAGGCGCTGCTGCTGGTCGCTGCTGATGCCCGGGCCGGTGTCGGAGACTTCGAAATACAGGCCACGGTCCGGCGCCAGCGCGCGCACCTTGAGCCGCACCTCGCCCTGGGTGGTGAACTTGACCGCATTGCCGAGCAGGTTGAGCAGGATCTGGCGCAGCCGAACCGCGTCCCCGACGCTGCTCAACCCCGCCGGCAGGTCGTTGTCGACCACGAACCGCAGGCCCTTCTGTTCGGCCAGGGCCGCCATCAGCGTGCACACATCCTCGATCACACCCTGCAGCGCGAACGGCTGGTTCTGCAGTTGCAGTCGACCCGACTCGATGCGCGCCAGGTCCAGTGCGTCGTTGACCAGGTGCAGCAGGTGCTCGCCGGCGTGGCGGATCGACTCGGTGTAGCTGCGCTGCTGCGGGCTCAGGGGTGAGCCGAGCAGCAGCTCGCTCATGCCCAGCACCCCGGTCATCGGCGTGCGCACTTCATGGCCCAGGTTGGCCAGGAACCGGGTCTTGGCGGCCGAGGCCTGCTCGGCCAGTTCCTGCTTGTGCAGGGCCAGCTGGTAGGCGTGGCGTCGCTGCACGCGGCGCCGGTACAGCCAGGCGAACAGGCTCATCATCAGCAGCGCGATCGAGGTCATCACCAGCAGGCCGGACACGCTGCGCCACCACGGCGGCTGCACGCGGAATTCCAGCACCTGCACCCGCGACCAGACCAGGTCGGCCGAACGCGCCTGCACTTCCAGCCGGTAGCGTCCCGGCGGCAACCGCGAGAACACGCGCTCGCCGCCTGGCCCTACTTCCACCCAATCCGGGTCATAGCCGGCCAGGCGGTAGCGGTAGCTGTTCGACGACGAATCGGCGAACGACAGCAGTCGCGCCACGATCCGCAGGTCGCGGTCGGCGTCGGCGATTTCCAGCGGCTCCAGGTGGGTGAGGTCGAGCATCTGGTCGCCGCGCCGCACTTCAACCCGCTCGATCACCAGCGGCGCGCGCCGCGTCGCCGGCCGCACCTGGTCCGGGTCGAACAGCACCACGCCGGCCGGGGTGCCACCGGCGACGTGCCCGCTGGCGGTGCGCACCAGCGTGCCGCGGCGGAACTCCTGGCTGGGCAGGCCATCGCGCACGCCGTACTGGCGCACGCTGCCCTGCGCGGCATCGACGCGGATCAGGCCGCGCGCGCTGGCCGCCCACACGATGTCCTGCGCGTCGACCACCAGACCGGTCGCCGACAGCTTCGGGTAGCCCTCCTCCGCACCGACCAGCGCGTCGCGCTCCAGCCGCTCGCCGCGCCAGCCATAGCGGACCAGTTGTCCTTCTTCCGACACCCAGATGCTGCCGTCGTTGGCGCGTGCCATGGCATGGATACCCGCGCCCGTGCCGCCGGGCAACGGTTCGAACCGCGCACGCGCAGGCACCCACTGCAGCAGGCCCTGGCTGGTCCCCAGCCACAGGTGGTCCTGCGGCCCGCACAACAGGTCCTGGACCATCTGGCCGGCAGCCAGGCCGCGGGTACCGGCCAGCACCTGCTGCAGGACCCGGCCGTCGGTGTCGCGCTGCTGCAGTCCGCCCGACGCGGAACTCCAGATCCGGTCGCCGTCGCACAACGCCAGCGTCTCCACCGTGCCGTCCAGGGCGGCATCGGTCTGCGCGTCATGGCCCCAGCGCTGCAACGCACCGCTACGCGGGTCGTAGCGCAGCACCGCCTCATCCGAGCCGATCCAGACCTGGCCACGTCGATCCTCCAGCACCGACTGCAGCCACTTGCTGCCGTTGACCCAGGTGCGATGCTGCTCGACGCTGCCGGACACGGGGTCGAAGCGGTCCAGCGCGCCATGCGTGCCGACCGCCCAGACGCCCCCATTGGCCGACGCGGCCATGCCCAGCACATAGCCATTGCGCAGCGAGGCGGGATCGTCCTCCAAGCGCGACAGCACCGAGAACTGCCACCAGCGCGGCAGCAGGTGCCACAAGCCGCTGTTGCTGCTGGCCAGCCAGATGCCGCCTTCGCGGTCCTCGTAACCGCCGGTCCAGTTGGGCCGCACCTGGCCGCGCGCCACCGCGCTGTACAGCGGCACCTGCTGGAACCGGCCCTGGTAGACACGGCCGAGCCCGGACTGCGTGTCGAGCCAGTAGCCGCCCTGTTCGTCGCGCAGCATCATGCCCAGCACCTGGTCGCCGGCATCCACCTTCCAGGGCGCAGGCTCGAAGCTGCCATCGGGGCGGCGCACCACGGTGCCGGCAACGGTGCTGATCCACAGGCTGCCGTCCAGTTCGGCGGTCAGCCCGTTGATGAAGGCGGTGGGCAGCCGGGACATCGGAACGCGCTCGAAGTCGCGACCGGTCCAGCGCGCGAGCCCGGCCTTGGTGCCCACCCACAGACTGCCATCGCGGGTGGTGGCCATGTGCGTCACCGACGCGGCCGGCAGGCTG
This portion of the Stenotrophomonas aracearum genome encodes:
- the aroB gene encoding 3-dehydroquinate synthase, encoding MTASPRTVAVGGDTPYTIHIGPGLLGQGTLLARHVRGRHVLLLSDSSVAPLYLDGVKRALQAERSDLIIGELVLPAGEASKTLANFGAAITALAALGATRDACVMALGGGVAGDLAGFAAACWMRGVDCVQLPTSLLAMVDSSVGGKTAVDIPEGKNLVGAFHPPRAVIADTAALRTLPPRELRAGLAEVIKYGAIRDPLFFQWLQTEHAALLAGDDAALAQAIARSCEHKAEIVARDPLERGERALLNLGHTFGHAIETEQGYGAPGNDNLNHGEAVAVGMVLAARLSVELGMSHPDDTARLRDLLLRYELPVEIPAGLDPEALLARMRLDKKNVAGRLRLVLWQGIGRAQVVADIDEADVLRVLRTG
- a CDS encoding dodecin family protein; translated protein: MSVAKVIEINAASKTSVEDAVRTGLKKVSETVKGIQGAWISETKVVTDGSGNITEWRVNLRVTFLVS
- the hemE gene encoding uroporphyrinogen decarboxylase: MTDPSRHDRLLRALRREPVDCTPVWLMRQAGRYLPEYRATRAKAGSFLAMAKTPDIACEVTLQPLRRFDLDAAILFSDILTIPDAMGLELYFVEGEGPKFRHPVRDTAAIARLAVPDMETELRYVMDAVRVIRRELDGKVPLIGFSGSPWTLACYMVEGGGSKDFARIKAMALNEPAALHQLLSVVTDAVVAYLAAQRAAGAQVLQVFDTWGGVLSPAMYREFSLRYLSRIARELERGDGDQRTPLILFGKGTGLHLGDLADTGADALGVDWTLDLADAVARTGGRVALQGNLDPATLYGNPDAIERAAGQVLDSYARGNGGSREGHVFNLGHGMSPDMNPEHVQVLVEAVHRLSQR
- a CDS encoding hybrid sensor histidine kinase/response regulator, with protein sequence MPGPIQEIHLVVPTRWLLLLGLLLLWPQLAVAQPIPPTPRQLTVFDGLPSNTVNRMAEDGYGYLWLATNDGLARFDGRNYRVWRAEDGLRDNQIWSVHVDARNQLWIGTENAGLAMMSADRRELRFFDRRSNPIIGSNTIWSLASTGDGALWFGTYEGGLHRLDRDGVITRFMPEPGNKRSLPAASVTHMATTRDGSLWVGTKAGLARWTGRDFERVPMSRLPTAFINGLTAELDGSLWISTVAGTVVRRPDGSFEPAPWKVDAGDQVLGMMLRDEQGGYWLDTQSGLGRVYQGRFQQVPLYSAVARGQVRPNWTGGYEDREGGIWLASSNSGLWHLLPRWWQFSVLSRLEDDPASLRNGYVLGMAASANGGVWAVGTHGALDRFDPVSGSVEQHRTWVNGSKWLQSVLEDRRGQVWIGSDEAVLRYDPRSGALQRWGHDAQTDAALDGTVETLALCDGDRIWSSASGGLQQRDTDGRVLQQVLAGTRGLAAGQMVQDLLCGPQDHLWLGTSQGLLQWVPARARFEPLPGGTGAGIHAMARANDGSIWVSEEGQLVRYGWRGERLERDALVGAEEGYPKLSATGLVVDAQDIVWAASARGLIRVDAAQGSVRQYGVRDGLPSQEFRRGTLVRTASGHVAGGTPAGVVLFDPDQVRPATRRAPLVIERVEVRRGDQMLDLTHLEPLEIADADRDLRIVARLLSFADSSSNSYRYRLAGYDPDWVEVGPGGERVFSRLPPGRYRLEVQARSADLVWSRVQVLEFRVQPPWWRSVSGLLVMTSIALLMMSLFAWLYRRRVQRRHAYQLALHKQELAEQASAAKTRFLANLGHEVRTPMTGVLGMSELLLGSPLSPQQRSYTESIRHAGEHLLHLVNDALDLARIESGRLQLQNQPFALQGVIEDVCTLMAALAEQKGLRFVVDNDLPAGLSSVGDAVRLRQILLNLLGNAVKFTTQGEVRLKVRALAPDRGLYFEVSDTGPGISSDQQQRLFRRFEQADGARTAAQYGGSGLGLAICRELALAMQGQIGVESQLGVGTRFSVTLPLPLQLADATAGGAGTTDGQPLPPLRLLLVEDDGTVADVIVGLLGARGHQVVHAGHALAALREVSDTAFDVVLLDLDLPGLGGMELAGHLRNQGYAMPLLAVTARTDPGIEEQVRQAGFQGFLRKPVTGDLLEQAIARVLSVR
- the pdxH gene encoding pyridoxamine 5'-phosphate oxidase; its protein translation is MTDLHAEALSTFAALFEEAKRSAELEPNAMTVATATAAGIPSARTVLLKAFDARGFVFYTHLESHKGRELQANPHAALLFLWRSLREAGIQVRIEGGVEQVSDAEADAYFASRPRMSQIGAWASLQSRTLASREEFDARVATAESSFDGREVPRPEGWSGLRVVPRKIEFWYGAQFRLHERWCYEVDATGQWSKRLLYP
- a CDS encoding shikimate kinase, which translates into the protein MNPAPNLILIGPMGAGKTCIGRRLAERFTLDFVDADQAIVDAAGASIPTIFEHSGEAGFRQHERQVLQHLLAGQGQLVSTGGGAVLDPDNRAAIARRGFVVYLRVSVAAQLERLARDRTRPLLQRPDRAQVLEQMASVRDPLYQGLADLTLDTDLYTPGEATAQLVLRLATHWQRLEPTA
- the mdtD gene encoding multidrug transporter subunit MdtD, translating into MTTPSYASFRPLLWLVSLAIFMQMLDSTIVNTALPAMARSLGESPLQMQSVVFSYALAVATFIPASGWIADRFGTRRTFLAAIILFTLGSLACALAQTLHQLVAARVLQGVGGAMLLPVGRLAVMRSVSREQFLRAMSFIAIPALVGPLIGPTLGGWLVEVASWHWVFLINLPIGVIGYVAALKVMPDHYAEHRTRFDIAGYLMLAFGMVVLSLALDGISGMGTPHALVMLMTVAGLAALVGYWLHAANSTAPLFSLALFHVPSYRIGILGNLFSRIGSSAMPLLIPLLLQVGMGMSPMNAGLLMIPVAAAGMLSKRYAVKLVERFGYRRVLMVNTVLVGIAMASFIFMVPGQPMWLRVVQLAVFGAVNSLQFTVMNTVTLRDLDRDFASSGNSLLSMVMMLATGFGAAAAGSLLAAFGHLDALHGATAALHATFVCVGAITLTSTVIFWQLPDTRPSPRDVEEVAE
- a CDS encoding WGR domain-containing protein, with translation MHVFLQHAPIGTERAHYLELTLVPDLFGSWELLLQSGPVGGRARLRRQQYDTRAEAQAAFDKARDAELRRGYQIIERLPQGRTP
- a CDS encoding kinase; this encodes MHVAAHMSRNKEFPDALVAQALEDALAVDARVPVLAISGLQGSGKSTLAAQVVALAGQRGLRAATLSIDDFYLTRAQRQRLARQVHPLLLTRGPPGTHDLDLAHATLDAIAARQPVALPRFDKLADERMPASDWPQVDAGLDLLVFEGWFLGTPAQADTELDPPLNALEREADADGRWRRWCNQALAEHYPALWQRCHRLWFLQPPDFAVVPRWRWQQEQNLQAAHPGRSSMSRAQLDRFVQYYERVSRQALRTLPERADRVVVLDEHRGIVSAPG